One genomic segment of Plectropomus leopardus isolate mb unplaced genomic scaffold, YSFRI_Pleo_2.0 unplaced_scaffold27313, whole genome shotgun sequence includes these proteins:
- the LOC121937736 gene encoding melatonin receptor type 1A-like — protein sequence MIISLYRSAALVSAGNAFVVSLALADLVVAIYPYPLVLTAIFHDGWIAGYIHCQISGFLMGLSVIGSIFNITGIAINRYCYICHSLKYDKLFSNSNTMCYVVIVWALTILAIVPNWFVESLQYDPRVYSCTFAQSVSSLYTITVVVVHFILPIGIVSYCYLRIWILVIQVRRRVKPDSRPKIKPHDLRNFLTMFVVFVLFAVCWAPLNLIGLAVALDSRLSRAIPEWLFTASYFMAYFNSCLNAVVYGVLNHNFRKEYKRIVLIIFKFHC from the exons atgatcataagtctgtat CGCTCTGCCGCTCTCGTGTCTGCAGGAAACGCCTTCGTGGTGAGCCTGGCTCTTGCTGACCTGGTGGTCGCCATCTATCCCTACCCGCTGGTCCTGACCGCCATCTTCCACGACGGCTGGATCGCCGGCTACATCCACTGTCAGATCAGCGGCTTCCTGATGGGCCTCAGCGTCATCGGCTCCATCTTCAACATCACGGGCATCGCCATCAACCGCTACTGCTACATCTGCCACAGCCTTAAGTACGACAAACTCTTCTCCAACAGCAACACCATGTGCTACGTCGTCATCGTCTGGGCGCTCACCATCCTCGCCATCGTGCCCAACTGGTTCGTGGAGTCGCTGCAGTACGACCCGCGGGTGTACTCGTGCACCTTCGCGCAGTCGGTGAGCTCGCTGTACACCATCACGGTGGTGGTGGTGCACTTCATCCTGCCCATCGGCATCGTCAGCTACTGTTACCTCCGCATCTGGATCCTCGTCATCCAGGTGAGGCGGCGGGTCAAACCGGACTCGCGGCCAAAGATCAAGCCGCACGACCTTCGCAACTTCCTCACCATGTTCGTCGTGTTTGTGCTCTTCGCCGTCTGTTGGGCGCCGCTGAACCTGATCGGGCTGGCGGTGGCGCTGGACTCCAGGCTGAGCCGGGCGATACCGGAGTGGCTGTTCACGGCCAGCTACTTCATGGCGTACTTCAACAGCTGCCTCAACGCCGTCGTCTACGGCGTCCTGAACCACAACTTCAGGAAGGAGTACAAGAGGATCGTCCTGATTATCTTCAAGTTTCACTGCTGA